Proteins from a single region of Crassaminicella profunda:
- the fmt gene encoding methionyl-tRNA formyltransferase, translated as MKIVFMGTPDFAVPCLTEIIENGHEVVAVVTQPDRPKGRGKKLTPPPVKIKAMEYNIDVLQPEKIKEESAVKEIEKLAPDCIVVVAFGQILPKRVLDIPPLGCINVHASLLPKYRGAAPINWAIINGEKVSGVTTMYMEEGLDTGDMILKAEVSIDEKTAGELHDELSLEGAKLLGKTLKLIEENKAPREKQEDAKSSYASMMDRNTGKIDWKNTAQSICNLIRGVNPWPTAVTTYKENKFKIWKAKVIHENASDTPGKIIKVNKEGMFVCTGEGILVLEEIQFPNSKRMSVDAYLRGHDIENNVILGE; from the coding sequence ATGAAGATCGTATTTATGGGAACGCCAGATTTTGCAGTTCCTTGTTTAACAGAAATTATAGAAAATGGACATGAAGTAGTAGCTGTTGTAACACAACCAGATAGACCTAAAGGAAGAGGAAAAAAATTAACGCCTCCACCAGTGAAGATTAAAGCAATGGAATATAATATAGATGTTTTGCAACCTGAAAAAATTAAAGAAGAAAGTGCTGTTAAAGAAATAGAAAAATTAGCTCCAGATTGCATTGTAGTAGTTGCATTTGGTCAAATCTTACCAAAGAGGGTATTAGATATTCCCCCTCTTGGATGTATTAACGTTCATGCGTCACTTCTTCCTAAATATAGAGGAGCAGCTCCTATTAACTGGGCCATTATTAATGGGGAAAAAGTATCAGGGGTTACGACTATGTATATGGAAGAAGGATTAGATACAGGAGATATGATCTTAAAAGCAGAAGTTTCTATAGACGAGAAAACAGCAGGGGAGCTTCATGATGAATTATCGTTAGAGGGTGCTAAGTTACTAGGAAAGACTCTAAAACTTATTGAAGAAAATAAAGCACCCAGAGAAAAACAAGAAGATGCAAAGAGTTCTTATGCGTCTATGATGGATAGAAATACAGGGAAAATAGATTGGAAAAATACAGCACAATCTATTTGTAATTTAATACGTGGTGTAAATCCATGGCCAACGGCGGTTACTACTTATAAAGAAAATAAATTTAAGATTTGGAAAGCTAAAGTGATCCATGAAAATGCTAGTGATACCCCAGGGAAAATCATAAAGGTGAATAAGGAAGGCATGTTTGTATGTACGGGAGAAGGCATATTAGTTTTAGAAGAAATACAATTTCCAAATAGTAAGAGAATGAGTGTAGATGCTTATTTAAGAGGTCATGATATAGAAAATAATGTGATTTTAGGTGAATAG
- the def gene encoding peptide deformylase gives MAIRNVVKDGDPVLRKRSRAIEKVDERIQTLIDDMVETMYDADGVGLAAPQVGILKRIIVIDTGEGLIEMINPEILEEKGEQIDPEGCLSVPGVTGDVKRPKWVRVRGLNRDGKEIEIEGKDLLARAFCHEIDHLEGILFTDKVIK, from the coding sequence ATGGCTATTAGAAACGTTGTAAAGGATGGAGATCCTGTGTTAAGAAAAAGATCTAGGGCTATTGAGAAAGTTGATGAAAGAATACAAACCCTTATAGATGATATGGTAGAAACAATGTATGATGCAGATGGCGTAGGTCTTGCAGCACCCCAAGTAGGTATTCTAAAAAGAATTATTGTGATAGATACAGGGGAAGGATTGATTGAGATGATTAATCCTGAAATTTTGGAAGAAAAAGGAGAACAGATAGATCCAGAAGGCTGTTTAAGTGTTCCAGGGGTTACTGGAGATGTAAAAAGGCCTAAATGGGTAAGAGTAAGAGGGTTAAATAGAGATGGAAAAGAGATAGAAATAGAAGGTAAAGATCTTTTGGCAAGAGCATTTTGTCATGAAATAGATCATCTAGAAGGTATATTATTTACAGATAAAGTAATTAAGTAG
- a CDS encoding DUF116 domain-containing protein, with product MFVNPIKKNNILFIKMLFLLVFLFVFIAFLSLYLVESSNIVLYKIVLNIILIGATFISCFIFINLMMIVKLLNGKKVSSFSRRWLQFSLRYIYINIINLAQLLRLDKSKIRSAFSELNNQLILLSNIHVKSEEILILLPHCLQKSSCPHKITSNIDNCKRCGLCDIDQLIALKEKYHTKLFVATGGTLARKIIKETKPKAIIAVACERDLSSGIMDVKRLPVMGILNERPEGPCVNTRVNLKDVEKTIQYFIGEGE from the coding sequence ATGTTTGTAAACCCTATAAAAAAGAATAATATTCTTTTTATCAAAATGCTTTTTCTTTTGGTTTTTCTATTTGTTTTTATTGCATTTTTATCATTGTATTTAGTTGAATCTAGTAATATTGTATTATACAAGATTGTTTTGAATATAATATTAATAGGAGCTACTTTCATAAGCTGTTTTATTTTTATTAATCTCATGATGATTGTAAAATTGTTGAATGGTAAGAAGGTTTCGTCATTTTCAAGAAGATGGCTACAGTTTTCTTTAAGGTATATTTATATCAATATTATTAATCTTGCTCAACTACTCAGGTTAGATAAAAGTAAGATAAGAAGTGCTTTTTCTGAATTAAATAATCAGTTGATATTGTTATCTAATATTCATGTGAAATCTGAGGAAATACTCATATTACTTCCACATTGTCTTCAAAAGAGTAGTTGTCCTCATAAAATAACAAGTAATATAGACAATTGTAAAAGATGTGGATTATGTGATATAGATCAATTAATTGCATTAAAGGAAAAATATCATACAAAATTATTTGTTGCTACAGGAGGAACACTTGCAAGAAAGATTATTAAAGAAACGAAACCAAAGGCCATTATTGCAGTAGCTTGTGAAAGAGATTTAAGCAGTGGCATTATGGATGTAAAAAGGTTACCTGTTATGGGGATCTTAAATGAAAGACCAGAAGGACCTTGTGTGAATACACGGGTAAATTTAAAAGATGTTGAAAAAACCATTCAGTATTTTATAGGCGAGGGGGAATAA
- the priA gene encoding primosomal protein N' gives MEKIEFIKVIINNKSNQTDREYTYGVPRHLEGKIYIGSRVIIPFGKGNKLIEGYVVDIVKKIDFDYAKIKYVKDIIDEDRILSKELIDLCRWMKEKYMCRFIDAIQCVMPTGASLKLKKTITLSGIFEEKKLFNYNLSNKEIEIIKLLLTQKKVTDVFLKKTFPNMDIYRLLKGLEEKKMITIKKHFKSDVNTVFEKIIRICNTEEPMKLIEKVSTRAKKQREVLVYLSKHKEVTWADLKKVMNISTHTIKSLLDKGFIDVITVEKKRNPYEHMNISSTKPFALTQEQTKTLEKIIPTIEKHMNHSFLIHGVTGSGKTEIYMQLMDRVLKQGQEAIVLVPEISLTSQMIERFKGRFGNIVAVLHSKLSLGERYDEWNRINRGEVKIVIGARSAVFSPFNHLGMIIIDEEHEYTYKSESNPKYHTIDVAQFRCKKNNAVLVLGSATPSVESYTHALEEKYTKIRLKNRFNNNPLPEVEVVDMREELDKGNKSVFSESLYKGIMNNLNKGEQSILFLNRRGYSTFISCRKCGYVVKCPHCEISLTYHASSKKASCHYCGYTKIPPNICPECKSKYIKYFGVGTEKIENLTKKHFPKARVARLDLDTTSKKGVMDQILMKFRKGDIDILIGTQMIAKGLDFPNVTLVGVIAADTSLNLPDFRAAEKTFQLVTQVAGRSGRGDKLGRVIVQTYEPEHFSITSAKNHDYTSFFNHEIMLRKEFMYPPYSKLINILFTGKKEADVIKTANNFANMLEGKLAEYNIKREEVVFGPHPAPLAKIKEKYRWQIIIKSKPVDQNIIKGIINYMRLKNNYPKNINISMDIDPYSML, from the coding sequence ATGGAGAAAATAGAATTTATAAAAGTAATTATAAACAATAAAAGTAATCAAACAGACCGGGAATATACTTATGGTGTTCCAAGACATTTAGAAGGAAAAATTTATATAGGTTCTAGAGTAATCATTCCATTTGGGAAAGGAAACAAGCTAATAGAAGGGTATGTAGTAGATATAGTAAAAAAAATAGATTTTGATTATGCCAAGATAAAATATGTAAAAGATATAATAGATGAAGACAGAATTCTATCAAAAGAATTAATAGATTTATGCAGATGGATGAAAGAAAAATATATGTGTAGATTTATTGATGCCATTCAATGTGTCATGCCAACGGGAGCATCGTTAAAATTGAAAAAAACAATTACATTAAGTGGAATCTTTGAAGAAAAAAAATTGTTTAATTACAATCTTTCTAATAAGGAAATTGAAATTATAAAGTTACTTCTTACCCAAAAAAAAGTGACAGATGTTTTCTTGAAAAAAACTTTTCCCAATATGGATATTTATCGCTTGTTAAAAGGTCTAGAAGAGAAAAAGATGATTACGATCAAGAAACATTTTAAAAGTGATGTGAACACAGTTTTTGAGAAAATTATAAGAATATGTAATACAGAAGAACCTATGAAATTAATAGAAAAAGTAAGTACTCGAGCAAAAAAACAAAGAGAAGTTTTAGTCTATTTATCTAAACATAAAGAAGTAACATGGGCTGACTTAAAAAAAGTCATGAATATATCAACACACACTATAAAATCTCTTTTAGATAAGGGATTTATAGATGTTATTACAGTTGAAAAAAAACGAAATCCATATGAACATATGAATATATCTTCTACAAAACCTTTCGCCCTTACACAAGAGCAAACTAAAACTTTAGAAAAAATCATTCCAACTATTGAGAAACATATGAATCATTCTTTTTTAATTCATGGGGTTACAGGAAGTGGAAAAACGGAAATTTATATGCAGTTAATGGATAGGGTATTAAAACAAGGACAAGAAGCCATTGTACTTGTTCCAGAAATATCTTTAACATCTCAGATGATTGAGCGGTTTAAAGGAAGATTTGGCAACATTGTAGCAGTGCTACATAGTAAACTTTCATTAGGGGAAAGGTATGATGAGTGGAATCGTATCAACAGAGGAGAGGTTAAAATAGTAATTGGCGCTAGATCAGCTGTTTTTTCACCTTTTAATCATTTAGGGATGATTATTATAGATGAAGAGCATGAATATACCTATAAATCAGAATCCAATCCAAAGTATCATACTATTGATGTGGCACAATTTAGATGCAAAAAAAATAACGCCGTATTAGTTTTAGGTTCTGCTACCCCATCTGTTGAGAGCTATACTCATGCCCTTGAGGAGAAATATACTAAAATTCGGTTAAAAAATAGATTTAATAATAATCCGTTACCAGAAGTAGAAGTTGTGGATATGAGAGAGGAATTAGATAAAGGGAATAAAAGTGTTTTTAGTGAAAGCTTGTACAAAGGAATTATGAACAATTTAAATAAGGGAGAGCAAAGTATCCTCTTTTTAAATAGGAGGGGGTATTCTACGTTTATTTCATGTAGAAAATGTGGATATGTAGTAAAATGTCCCCATTGTGAGATCTCCTTAACTTATCATGCATCTTCAAAAAAAGCATCTTGTCATTATTGTGGATATACAAAAATTCCCCCTAACATCTGTCCAGAATGTAAAAGTAAATATATAAAATATTTTGGTGTAGGAACAGAAAAAATTGAGAACTTAACAAAAAAACATTTTCCTAAAGCTAGGGTAGCAAGGTTAGATTTAGATACTACATCTAAAAAAGGAGTAATGGATCAAATACTAATGAAATTCAGAAAAGGGGACATTGATATTTTGATTGGCACCCAAATGATTGCAAAGGGGTTAGACTTTCCTAATGTAACATTAGTAGGCGTGATTGCTGCTGATACGAGCTTGAATTTACCTGATTTCAGAGCAGCTGAGAAGACTTTTCAGCTTGTAACCCAGGTGGCAGGAAGATCAGGTAGAGGAGATAAATTAGGAAGAGTTATTGTGCAGACATATGAACCAGAACATTTTTCAATTACTTCAGCAAAAAATCATGATTATACTTCCTTTTTTAATCACGAAATTATGCTGAGAAAGGAATTTATGTATCCACCCTATTCAAAATTAATTAATATATTGTTTACAGGAAAGAAAGAAGCTGATGTAATAAAAACAGCAAATAATTTTGCAAATATGTTAGAAGGAAAATTAGCTGAATATAATATAAAGAGAGAAGAAGTAGTTTTTGGACCACATCCAGCACCCTTAGCTAAAATAAAAGAAAAATATAGGTGGCAAATTATTATCAAAAGTAAACCTGTTGACCAAAATATTATTAAGGGTATAATAAATTATATGAGGCTAAAAAACAATTATCCAAAGAATATAAATATAAGCATGGATATAGATCCTTATAGCATGCTTTAA
- a CDS encoding zinc metallopeptidase, producing MFYSPGMILLIPAIILAMYAQTKVRSTFNKYLNIQNARGYTGAQVARMILDRNGMPHVPVEHIGGHLSDHYDPRRKVLRLSSKVYNESSIASISVAAHEAGHAIQDDVGYIPLTLRNMIAPIASFGSQAVWLLVFAGFILGIGSLIDIGIVFYLAAVIFQVITLPVEFNASSRAIEQLQMNGVITSNEISSSKKVLNAAALTYVAAMAVSIAQLLRLMLLRNRRH from the coding sequence ATGTTTTATTCACCTGGTATGATTCTTTTAATTCCTGCAATTATTTTAGCCATGTATGCCCAAACGAAAGTTAGATCAACATTTAATAAGTATTTAAATATTCAAAATGCAAGAGGCTATACGGGAGCACAAGTAGCTAGAATGATTTTAGATAGAAATGGGATGCCTCATGTGCCTGTTGAACATATAGGGGGGCATTTATCAGATCATTATGATCCTAGAAGAAAAGTTTTAAGACTTTCTTCAAAGGTTTATAATGAAAGTTCTATTGCTTCAATCAGTGTAGCTGCACATGAAGCAGGTCATGCTATTCAAGATGATGTTGGATATATTCCGCTAACCTTGAGAAATATGATCGCACCTATAGCAAGCTTTGGTTCACAGGCAGTATGGTTATTAGTTTTTGCAGGATTCATATTAGGAATAGGATCCTTAATAGATATTGGAATCGTGTTTTATTTAGCAGCTGTAATTTTTCAAGTAATTACTTTACCTGTTGAGTTTAATGCAAGTAGTAGAGCCATAGAACAGTTACAAATGAATGGTGTTATTACAAGTAATGAAATAAGTTCTTCAAAGAAGGTTTTAAATGCAGCTGCACTTACGTATGTAGCAGCAATGGCTGTTTCTATTGCTCAACTATTAAGATTGATGCTACTAAGAAATAGAAGACACTAA